The following nucleotide sequence is from Bactrocera oleae isolate idBacOlea1 chromosome 2, idBacOlea1, whole genome shotgun sequence.
AGCGCATGCGTTCAAATAATAAGCAAGTGCGACACTGTGGTCGTTGGGCATATCTTCCTCGAGTACGACAGCATAATCAACGTAATCAGCATATCCAGAAAGCCCATTTAAAAGCGAATTTCAATACAGTCCATATTTCTCAAGACTTTTACTCTTTGGATCACCCGCTAACGCAATTGCGAGAATTTCGTTCCAGTAGAGAATACCGAAACCCATTTGAAGTTATTAGCAGTGACATAATGAATAACATACCATTGGATTTTAGTCTTGCCAATGTGACACCCACACCATCTCTGGAGATAACAGAAATTAAtgatgatataaaaaaaattgtagacgTTCGAAAAATAGTTGAAACGCCACCCTTACAACAGCAAAGTGTAAACAACTCGAATACGGATAATGTAGTTGAGGAATATGAGGAGAGAGAGGAGGGCGTGCAAACTGAGCATTTGTCACCGACAGCAGTACGAGGCTATCGAAGTGAATTATGTGTAGATGGTGAAGCAGCCCTCGGGAATGGTAGCGCGACTGCACAAATGCAAACTGCacgaaaaaacacaacaaatcagaatcaaattttgaaatcgTTCACTTCAGGACGGTTGCTGAACACATCCAGTCCGTACGCTGCTACGTCAGAACATTCTTCTAAATCCATAACGCCGAATTACACTCAATCTTATATAAAGTGAACATATCTGCAATGTATCCTAATATTTGTGTATTCCATTTAATATTACtcttattttatatgaatatttacgaCAAATTTGTgagtataagtttttattttaagaaaatcttaattaaacaAATTGCATAATAACAACACAATATGTATTACAATGTTATTATTACAAATGATAAGAATATCATTACTCTCTGAGAAAATTCGTCGTAACCCACTAGTATTGTGTAATGTCAATCTTTTGAAATCCAGGACATCGCGATATTAATTGAttcctaaaatatatatacaatatgattTGCATTTTTAACATTCATATTTATCGTAGCTATGTAAGCTAACAGTATGGCATTTACAATtacgttatttatttttgtatattattttattttgcagcaATGTTGTTATATGCTATCTCCGGGCTGGGTATTACCGCGGGTGCACATCGCCTTTGGGCTCATCGCTCCTACAAAGCCAAATGGCCCCTGCGAGTTATTCTAATGATCTTCAACACAATTGCCTTCCAAGATGCTGCCTACCACTGGGCACGGGATCATCGTGTGCATCACAAATATTCCGAAACGGATGCTGACCCACATAATGCCACACGCGGTTTCTTCTTTTCGCACATCGGCTGGCTATTGTGCAAGAAACACCCTCAAGTCAAAGCCAAAGGTAAAGGAATGGACTTGTCCGATCTACGCGCTGATTCGGTTTTGATGTTCcaaaaaaagtaaagttttttgtttgcattggtTTTCAACTTATGTATCGAttaatacatgcatatatttcttCATCTAGATATTACATGATTTTGATGCCAATTCTATGTTTTTTGATACCAACTCTAATTCCGATGTATGCTTGGAATGAAAAATTCGTAAATTCAtggtttgttgttgctatgttCCGTTGGTGTTTCACCTTAAACGTAACTTGGTTGGTTAATAGCGCAGCTCACAAATTTGGTGGCAAACCCTATGACAGGTACAAACATGCATAATACTATAAAGAGAAATtttctcttttaattttaactttttgtttattaatttgtgatatgaactattatttttattaaactttctCTATACATAGATTTATCAATCCATCCGAAAATAAGTCAGTTGCTCTTTTCGCCTTCGGTGAAGGCTGGCACAACTATCATCATGTATTCCCATGGGATTACAAGACCGCTGAACTTGGCGACTATTCGCTGAATTTGACTACGGCTTTCATTGACTTCTTCGCCAAAATCGGTTGGGCATACGATCTAAAGCAGGTGTCTCACGACATTATCGAAAAGCGCGTTAAACGTACGGGCGATGGTACACACGCCACTTGGGGTTGGGGCGATAAGGATCAATCTAAAGAAGAAATGGCGGATGCGTTAATTACACACAAAAAagctgaataaaatatatacggcGTCCAGCAACGAGTGGCAGATCAAAGtgagcgtgtgtgtatgtgagaaGATATTGATAAATCTGTTGGAAAATTTAGTGTGGGTGAATTATCAGCAAAACTAATAGAGATTGGCTGCTGGAGTAGTCATCTCTTAGGTAATAGTAATACAAAAACTTGTATATGAATAATCTAGTGTTGTGAGTGTGTGGAGTTTTCAAACAATACCGTACAAACAATATGGCATGACATCAAAGAGCTTAACAAGATAAGTTTCGGTTTTTGCAATGTAAACTAATAAATCATTACACTGAAGTAAACTAGCAGATCAATTTcttttatacatacaaacatatgtacgaacacttgaaatttttatttattaattttttccataacgtgtcttgaaatttaataattataccGAGGGTCTCATGTTCTCAGAATTGTACGCttgcacataagtacatacatatgtaaaataaataaagcaatcgTCTCCGGAAGTAGCGTACCTAAATATATGCTTAACGAATATATGATGCAGTCATACTCACTGGTGATACCATATAATTGGATAATAGAAGCGaattaatttagaaataaaGAGAATCGTCACATTATTACTAAGTTTAAATTCTGTATTGCATAAATGAATATGAAATGTTTATGAAACTTCAAATGCAACAGGTGAATTAATGATATTTAATGCGCTAAACACCACACAGCACACGCTATTCAAAAACTACCAAAAAATGGGGTTattagtatttataaataaaaacagataatattatataaaatatgttatttctaacaaatataaatataaactattacatataaattgttgagtaatactaaaaaaaatacaaacgacTATTTTTTAACATTCTTAAAGTGATTCCATTATTTTTATGATTGCCAATGTGAAccaaatataattacaaaacGGAATATATacttcttatttttattaaatggttGGTAAATGGTATTTGCTTGAAAATTTGTTATCATGTGTATAGTTTTTAGgtaaataaggaaatattcaatcgTAAGTacgggtataaatatttttaaagtggtcaaatagataaataaattgcttaagaaTGCCGCcgacaacagccggttctgcgataccggaattgacccggattttatccggccaatttccttcacaaataaacaagtttctatacaaatttgattttgatcggtttgtatggcagctataggctatacTGGTCCATTcttaacaatttgttcgaagattgtacgtTACAACAATAACTTAATATGATTGATTAATTTATGACGAAGTTCGTGATGATATTTcatcaaagaaaaaagttttacatacaagcaccgCCTATCTCTTcaggtatctcaaaaactaagggactattTCGCGTAAATACAGAGGAAAgtataaccagagaacgtaaatggatggaatttacgttctctgctgtaacgtcatattatacaatacaacGCAACGTTTTGAAATGTTGTTtgaccagagaacgtaaatggacGTAaattacattctctggtataaATACTCGATATTTTGCGGTAGTACGTTTGCGAAGTCAGCCTATATCTGTTGAAATATGTTTTACGAAATCAATGAAAACTAACTAACTAACCGAAGGAGAACGTAATAGTTCTTTGAATTACTtaatctattaaaatttttcatttaagagGATAAATTCTTAAAAGATGAGATTTCAAAGTTTTAATAGCCATATATCGATGTCTGATGTaagcaaagaaataaattaCGTAGTAGTAAAGTAGGTGTGACAttgttcatttttatttgtttgtttcatAAGTTAcgcattataaattttataacttaaagcaaattcaagatttaaaaaaattttctataacaaCAGTCTGCTTTGGTCAAATAAATTGCTAGCGATTTTTTTTCTGAGGCAAATCGTATTATGCAATAGTTTGAAAAAAGTAACGCTTACCATAAAGTAACTACTAAACATATATGTAACCATATGTTTGATATTTTGCGTTTGATGTATGCACAACTTTATTCATGACTTGTAAACGTTCTGTCGGGTTCAGCTTTTTTTTAATCGTGTTATATGTGaatttagattttaataaaagaatacTCAGTAtaacatattaattaatttaaattccgtCAGTTATAAACATTTACGCAGAAAATATGAGTTTATGAATGTTGCTATTTTTTTCGCTCTTCTGTTTGTTTAGCTTCTTTCGTCTTTTTCTCTGCTTCCAAACGTTCTGCTTCAGCTGTTTGTTTTTCAAGCTCTTTTTGTTCAGCTGCTGCAGCAACGTTTTTATCATCCCAATCGGCCATTGACTTCTCTCGTTTTAACCACGAATGTGATGTATCGGATTTGAAcgctaaaacaaaaattaataattgtaatattcattgttattttttaattgaatgttGTAGACTGTGTTGTTGTTTGCATATATTAACTTACTTTGTATAAACCATTTTATGCCTTGTTGCATTTCttcaattatttcttttgaTGTGTACATAACTTCGTTTTGAACCGCCTGATTAAAGTTTGCTGCATCAAAAACGGCTGAATATAACGAGTTTCTATCATGATTAAGTGCTCTCTGTGGAAATTTCGCAAGTGTTTGCGCCAATTCCACAGATTTAATTAAGGATTGGCCAGGTGGTACGACGCGATTAACAACGCCCATAGATAGCGCTTCGTCAGCACACACTTGTCTTCCAGTCAGTATTAAATCCAATGCTCTGGAAAATCCAATCAATGCCGGCAATCGCGCTGTACCACCGTCGATAACGGGAACCCCAAAACGCCGATTGAAGAAACCTAATACAGCTGTGTCCTCCATTACTCGGAGATCACACATTAATGCAAGTTCCAAGCCATTAGCAATACAATAACCGCTAATACCACATACAACCGGCTTTTGTATATGACGCCGTGTTGGCCCCACTGACCCTTCATGTGCCATTAGGATATCAATACTAACTTGTTCTCCTCCATCTTTTCCAAGTTCTAGAACATCATAACCGGCACAAAATGATCCCCCAATACCGTATAAAACTGCAACAGGAGATGAATCATCTGCCTCAAATGCGTTGAATGCTTCGCAAAGTTGTGTCGCAGTGGCTACATTAATTGCATTTCTCACCTGTGGTCTATTTATGCCTATTAATGTGACATTTTTATCTTTGTCTACTATTATATTCTTCTCAATTGGACCATCtacattatacaaaaataatagtattaattttaaacttatgtCATTCAGAACACGAAACGATTTACCTTTTTCAGCTTTTTGCAGGCGGTTCGTAATATAGATACTTCTGGAAcctatattttgaaaatcagGTGAGAGCACACCGGTGATGGCATTATTGTTTATATGCTGAGTGATTCGTCGAagcaaattcattattttttggctatatcctatataattttttacctgGATGTTCAACAAATTAGAGACTGCACGTTGTAGTCGTAAACCCTCTAGAGATGGCGATGCTTATTCCGATACCCCCAggagtttaattttaattatttaagcaGTGATATGAAAGTCTAAATGATTTGCTCTACCCTCTTATTTTCTCTCCAATTTAATACCTAAAATTAgttgtttttagtatttttggcTATATGTTCCGATAATTATTTTCGATACTATTTGAGTGAAACGATTTGTCGATATTACGCTGGTAAATAAGCAACATTACGCCGCATCTCCACAGGCAATCTACATTGCTAACCATCTGTCAAAGACATCGCAGACATTGAGGTTGACAATGTTCTTGTGCGGGCATTTGTTCATTGCTAGCAATGTATGGCATGAAATGTATTTTGTAATTGTTAAACCTTAACAATGTGTAGTATCCATTGGTAACCAGGGATGTTGTAAAATTCACGACAGATtggcgtagttgtcagaattgtaaaccaattctgatttttaaTGTGGTCACAGAATCCGATTGGATTTTCGTCGATAAATCCAATtatcgaatcagctgtttactaatgtgacaaaacttggaaaaaacgacaaaattaaaagaaagatAATATGAGATCACAGTAATATACTTAATAaacatgcttactttacagatttatatcacattatcgactgaataaagatgCATTTGGGTGTTAGATTACGTTTAATACGTTTtataaatcctcttaaaatatctggattttttccataaacttaaCAATTATgccattttgtgttttattcttataatttcccctatagaaataacgataaattatattggaacaataataataatataaataatttttttcacttacaTTTCATATCTGTCAGCAACTAtccttttgctttatttttgataacaaaaccgataaaattgatttccgtgacacccaaaaccgatacaatttgtgtttcgaacgtcaaaccaataatatttgAATTCATGTCGGTTACCGTTTTAGACCATTTATTTTCTCTTGGGCCGTTGGTCCATCACTTTGTAAAATGGTACATTTTGAATGCAATGCTTTAGGAAATTTTCTTTGTCTAATAAATTAACAGAGTTTTTTCATTATCGCCACAATCATATTCAGTGGCACCGTTGCTAAATAGTTTCCCAACTGTTTTCCAAGTTATCGAATCTGgttaaataatagtaatatttgCCAAGGAGTCTTTCTAGGGGaccctgttgttgttgcaacagcaAAATTCTGACGAGCTGATAGTTCTTAGCCGGATAAAATCCAGGTCCGTTCCGATTACGTAGACCCGAGTGTTATGGGGTATTTCATTACATCGGCAAAAGATTTTTAATATGCTTTTAAGGTCtcctaatttaaaatataaaaatatattttatttttctcccACACTACACACCGAACAACACCCCCTCCAACTCCCGCTATTCCGATTCGAATTTGGTCTGCTCCATTTTTACCCAATTCCGCCCTGAACGGCAATCGTTCTCATGAGACCTACTatattttttatcggtttcaattctgattccggcTACTATCAGACTCTACAACACCTCGTAGGTTTCCTGAAAAAAAACAGACTTCATTAAAAAAACAgtttgtattttgaaaaaaattctgaaCTTTAACAATTAACTTGTGTTTCTGCATACTTTTAAAAGTTGCTcagacatacatatttttaattaagagttCAGTGCTTGTCCTTTTAAGAACAAGAAACACGTATAGTACAATGTTTGTTAtccaatttttaaactaaaatcagCATTTTCTATCTGAAAAATTTCCGTTCGAAGCAAATTTTTGTTCTTCGAGAATTTCTTCTTGTTCCCAAGCTGGTATAATTTTCGGCTTTACTTGCCAGGAATCTGTTTTTTGTCCTCTACTTTTTGCTACAAAAgtcaaaaataagtttttattttcactatatgtcacaatattttacttaaaaactcACCATCTTTAAATCTGGTTACACCTTCTTTTATTTCAAGCAAAACTTTGTTATTAAACGATTTAGTTTCTTCTATTATTGCCGCACTCAGTCCATTTCTGTGTTCATAACAGTTTTTGTACATAGCTTGACGGTCTTTTTGTAATGCTTCTGAAGGAAACTTCGCAATGGAGAAGGCCAAATTAACCGCCTGTCCAAGAGCAGTACCTGTTGCTACCAAACGGTTTATCAAACCCATTTGTAGTGCTTCTCGTCCACAAACACGTCTGCCTGTTAGTAATAAGTCTAATGATCGCGAGAAGCCAATCATTGCTGGTAACCTTGCTATCCCGCCGCAACTTACATTATATCCCGTGAACCGCCCAAAAAAACCTAgaactgcagtgtcttccataACACGAAGGTCACAAAACATTGCCAAATCCAAACCATCTCCAACGCAATAGCCATTGATGCCACAAACTATAGGTTTTAGAGAATGTCTATGTATTGTCCTATAAGTTGAAAGTGcactaaaattttctttatcatTATTAGTGTCCAACGTTGTCAGATCCTGTCCAGCACAAAATGAGCCACCTATACCATAAATTACAGCTACGGGTGAAGTTTTATCTCTTTCGAAATCAGCCAATGCCTCACTTAACTTCTGAGCGGTCTCAGCATTTATTGAGTTGCGATGTATCGGGCGATTTAAGCCAATTAATGTGATGTGGTCATCTTTATCAACTAATACGGGCGATTCCGCGTAGGTTTCTGTTCCTATTGGTTTTGTTGATACGTTTTGCCTTCCTTGTAAACATCTCTCCTGTTATAATAAACGTTAAAATCTTTAAACATTGTCAATATCTTTATACTTACAATTATTAACCTGTGCAAGCTGGTGAGTCCGTATCGATTCAATACGTTTGCCATTACctgattaaaaacaaataccTTTGAAGACGGGTTGATATAGAATGCAAAAAGACAATCACATTTTTCgatataatagatttttatttaatcgaTAGTTCTAAAAGGAAAAGATAACATTGCACTGTATACGACTGTAAACATGTTATACTCGCTACGCTAGACCTTACGTTTattacgatatatatatatgtatattaacttGAGAGCGGTATATTGAATTTATCTATAAGTGTTTTTGTGTATTAGTattaattcttatttatttacttcGAATTTATCGGTTCCATCctattgtttatataataaaaattcagtacctGCCAGACATAGAAGAAATTGATTAGTCCAAACCTTGATATATGACAAATTCATTTTGACACTTCTACACAAGTCTCCCTTTTAGTGGTCAAAGCAACACTGAGTTCTGAAAGAGAAAAGCGTGAGACAATTCCTATagaaagaaaagtaaaattttgtattcgCGCGTGAAAAGTGTACACTGCGTcgatttttggcaaatttttaaataatttgcaaaatataaattgtataacaGTCATAAAAACGAAATTTGTCTTCGAATTGTTTGTGTGCATTAAATGAGCGGTGCAAAAGATCTAAGAATCCACAGTCTGTTGCctttaaaatttggtatatgaaGTGTTTGTGATTTTCAACCGCGTCGTTACCGTCACCGTTGACCAAATTATTACTTGAAGCTTGTCTGTTGCTAGCAAGAAACAAAACGCAAAAGTCGCTTCGGTACAagaatcaatattatttttttacaagctATTGGAGGATGCCTATTTGTAAAAGAGATGGTTTCGATAATATGCAATCCCGTAATCGGGATGAAAGATTTCAAGACAACGACGAGGTGTTCTTTTGTGAAGTTACAAAAGACATTTTCCGCGATTACGAGTAAGTGACAATTACGATCATAGTtattttaaagttgaaaatagcATTctgcaattttacatattttcatatatgggatatattttttgcagtAAAGATTTTGGCTCTACTTGTAAAGCAGCTATATAAGAAGTAGGGTGCAAAACATAGACAAATAAAGTGTAGTGTAAAGCGTGAAAGGAGTGTAATCAAAAGTGTCCAGACAGCTGCTATACCAAGCGGTTGGCGGGAATATATTTGCGAACAACGCACGCGTGTAGAGTTgccaagtattaaatatttacaaatgttggaattgttaaaatcaaattttttttttttttaactacaaaaTACCGACAACCTTTTATTTCATCTAAAGTCCTAGTTTGATGTTAATGAACGCAAAGAATACATGACATTGTATCTAACTGAGAAAACCAATCTCGAAAtgtttttctttagtttttccattttaagttgaaaatttgacgaattttatcttgcaatttctcgatttatggtcaacttttcttttatattatgcacttattatacactaattgtatggaaaacttttttatttgacaagaaatcttcacgaaatttagcatggataaTTGTCCAAGACGACGGtccaatctccgaacaaattgttcaaatcgatgcactatagcatatagctgacatattaactgaccgatcaaaattaacatttttccttggtttaataaaatttgtaatattgtcTAATCGAGTATTTTATTTACAGAGATTACTTCCGTCATGTAATGGTTATAAATTCCACTGTTTGGCAGTGCGAGGCCACTGGACGCGACAATCTCACATACGCAGAGGCATTGCGAAGCGAACGACGGGCGCGCAAGAAAATggaactttttaaatattgcctCCGAGCGCCAGTTATGCTAGTTACAGAACATTCAAAGCAATCATCTCTAAATACGTTAAGTGTAATTATATGCAAGTTTCTGCGAAAACGTTATTTCATAAATGAAGAAGTAACTGCTTGCCACAAGTCTTCTACTTATAACGCATACACAGTTGTAAGTGTTGTACCGCATAATAAAACACCTCCAGCCAATGGAGTATATGAAGAAACTGAGAAACTCCAATATAAATTGCGACGAAAAGGTCAAAATGATGAAGTAATTTTGCCATTTGAGAATATTCGTCGTCAGCGCCAAGAATTTACTACTGAAAATTTACAGATGTTTGTGAAAGATAATGTAACACGTGTAGATGGCATATTACGACCAAAGCCAGATtcttacaaaaaatatgtaacagATCCAAATAtcacttttgaaaaaatatttattggaaaAATGCCACATTTTACGCCAGCAAAAATCAAACGCCCTTCTCAAGATACTACTAACAAGAAACAATCaactttgaataaatatttcactAAGGATGGAGAGGTCGATagcgaaaaaaatgttaaaaatggttCAAAAATGCCTACCTTAGAAGCAGTTAAGCAGAAAAATGAAGAAGCAAAACTGGCTGAGAAGCTGAAGCGCATCGCTGAACTCGAACGACAAAAAGTGGAGAAACGGACTAAATTAATAGAACGTGTTGAAGCAGAATGTACTGCATTGCTCACTAAGACTGATGATTTAGAGCGCACAGATCAGCGATTACTGCCTTTATATAAAATCGTTAAAACTTTTATTCCGGTTAGGCTATTAGGGGATGCCTTCATGCTTCGAGAGTTTATGCATTCCTTTCCAACCATATTATCAGGAATAGAAGTATTTCGCGGAAATTTGAGCTTTTATGAAATGTCTCGCGCCTTTAGTGTACGCGAAGTGGCTGGACCATTAT
It contains:
- the vrs gene encoding uncharacterized protein vrs; the protein is MDHFNVPKKVNRHVLKALGFLSGGNRDQVVGTSQIIDQVKHQMRNLVPVANLASAVGKSLKNLSEIGLIDRHGMYRYALGRCAAVVPSPSAQPNSRTPDRRVFRGNNPRRCSRSNLDPNMKRTRGCSDEESISGDEFERARKRMRSNNKQVRHCGRWAYLPRVRQHNQRNQHIQKAHLKANFNTVHISQDFYSLDHPLTQLREFRSSREYRNPFEVISSDIMNNIPLDFSLANVTPTPSLEITEINDDIKKIVDVRKIVETPPLQQQSVNNSNTDNVVEEYEEREEGVQTEHLSPTAVRGYRSELCVDGEAALGNGSATAQMQTARKNTTNQNQILKSFTSGRLLNTSSPYAATSEHSSKSITPNYTQSYIK
- the LOC106614579 gene encoding acyl-CoA Delta-9 desaturase; translation: MPPNATANTQSITNSLVNGDSEDAKSLTDNSTGVLFEQDAETYDGGLVKDIEKLKKAEKRRIKLVWRNITAFVYVHLAAVYGLWLMLTSAKWQTITCAMLLYAISGLGITAGAHRLWAHRSYKAKWPLRVILMIFNTIAFQDAAYHWARDHRVHHKYSETDADPHNATRGFFFSHIGWLLCKKHPQVKAKGKGMDLSDLRADSVLMFQKKYYMILMPILCFLIPTLIPMYAWNEKFVNSWFVVAMFRWCFTLNVTWLVNSAAHKFGGKPYDRFINPSENKSVALFAFGEGWHNYHHVFPWDYKTAELGDYSLNLTTAFIDFFAKIGWAYDLKQVSHDIIEKRVKRTGDGTHATWGWGDKDQSKEEMADALITHKKAE
- the LOC106614571 gene encoding putative enoyl-CoA hydratase, with amino-acid sequence MANVLNRYGLTSLHRLIIERCLQGRQNVSTKPIGTETYAESPVLVDKDDHITLIGLNRPIHRNSINAETAQKLSEALADFERDKTSPVAVIYGIGGSFCAGQDLTTLDTNNDKENFSALSTYRTIHRHSLKPIVCGINGYCVGDGLDLAMFCDLRVMEDTAVLGFFGRFTGYNVSCGGIARLPAMIGFSRSLDLLLTGRRVCGREALQMGLINRLVATGTALGQAVNLAFSIAKFPSEALQKDRQAMYKNCYEHRNGLSAAIIEETKSFNNKVLLEIKEGVTRFKDAKSRGQKTDSWQVKPKIIPAWEQEEILEEQKFASNGNFSDRKC
- the Srlp gene encoding probable enoyl-CoA hydratase gives rise to the protein MNLLRRITQHINNNAITGVLSPDFQNIGSRSIYITNRLQKAEKDGPIEKNIIVDKDKNVTLIGINRPQVRNAINVATATQLCEAFNAFEADDSSPVAVLYGIGGSFCAGYDVLELGKDGGEQVSIDILMAHEGSVGPTRRHIQKPVVCGISGYCIANGLELALMCDLRVMEDTAVLGFFNRRFGVPVIDGGTARLPALIGFSRALDLILTGRQVCADEALSMGVVNRVVPPGQSLIKSVELAQTLAKFPQRALNHDRNSLYSAVFDAANFNQAVQNEVMYTSKEIIEEMQQGIKWFIQTFKSDTSHSWLKREKSMADWDDKNVAAAAEQKELEKQTAEAERLEAEKKTKEAKQTEERKK